The following coding sequences lie in one Trichoderma breve strain T069 chromosome 1, whole genome shotgun sequence genomic window:
- a CDS encoding pectate lyase superfamily protein domain-containing protein, translating into MVRATQLLTWLAGVASAVNAAAIEIAPESLVDRGLSLSLDASLTFGQCHPVIRHQDFWMETIKHTGISPFLNDSSYAVYRNVKDFGAKGDGKTDDTAAIQAAIDAGGRCLWGCGPGDPPAKTLKPALIYFPSGTYKISQTLNSYIFTQLVGNPLDRPVLKADKNFSGRYLLDTFPSPTTSPFPTTINLYYQVRNFVFDTTSVDVKSSVACVNWPSAQAVTLSFNHMKMAENSLHQGVVFNGTTGGGGGSATFMGDLEFTGGNIGIRLNNQQYAMRALTFNNVKTGIQIDHIFTLSLQGVKFNNVNTGVNFTAPPNNSVGSVILIDSEATSTDKVVVSQHTKNADGSLIIENLKINRVGHVVADTQGASLLSGSTRSTTVKSYIQGTVYKDQTTGKYLESSGSLSRPQALVDSSGAYWTKSRPQYEQYSSGCFSSVRDFGATGDGKTDATKAINAALKANANRRITYFPAGNYRVSGTIHVPVGSRIVGEVWSTISAYGKTFEDEKNPQVVFKMGDTGSRGIIEVSDIAFDVADVLPGAILVENNASGFKPGDVGLWDAHFRAGGTIGSEVETKCRSYPQSPIEQCKAAFLFMHLKSNSQTYLESVWGWSVNRDLDGLSGATNGTSQSVAVGRGLLVESKRGTWLVGTAFEHFVLYQYQFVGAENVQALMAQTETVYWQPAPVAPQPWTPDARYSDPDYSNCDGSSLQCFMGWSLRVVGGSDLTFYGLGFWQFFNGLNGVSGPYAQDNIVSIEGQPKRLKIFNLGTHLVKNMVTVNGNTAALSADNKGGWGGLIAAYLPFA; encoded by the exons ATGGTTCGAGCAACTCAATTGCTGACATGGCTCGCGGGAGTCGCGTCCGCAGTGAATGCGGCTGCCATTGAGATTGCTCCAGAGTC ACTTGTTGATCGCGgcctctctttgtctttggatGCTAGCCTCACTTTCGGCCAGTGCCATCCCGTCATTCGCCACCAAGACTTTTGGATGGAAACTATCAAGCACACGGGCATCTCTCCATTTCTGAACGATTCCTCGTATGCCGTCTACCGCAACGTGAAAGACTTTGGTGCGAAGGGCGACGGGAAAACAGATGATACCGCTGCGATTCAAGCGGCTATTGACG CCGGAGGACGTTGCCTATGGGGTTGCGGTCCAGGAGATCCTCCTGCAAAGACACTCAAACCTGCGCTCATCTACTTCCCCTCCGGTACTTACAAGATCTCACAAACCCTCAACAGCTACATCTTCACCCAGCTTGTTGGCAACCCATTGGATAGGCCTGTCCTCAAGGCCGACAAGAATTTCTCTGGTCGATACCTGTTGGATACTTTCCCTTCTCCTACCACTTCGCCATTCCCCACTACCATCAACCTCTACTACCAAGTTCGAAACTTCGTTTTCGATACTACAAGTGTAGATGTCAAGTCGTCCGTGGCTTGTGTCAACTGGCCGTCTGCCCAGGCCGTGACTCTGAGCTTCAACCACatgaagatggccgagaACAGTCTGCACCAGGGTGTCGTTTTCAACGGAACCactggtggcggcggcggctccgCTACTTTCATGGGCGACCTGGAGTTTACCGGAGGCAACATCGGA ATCCGACTGAACAACCAGCAGTACGCTATGCGCGCCCTGACTTTTAACAATGTCAAAACCGGAATCCAGATTGATCACATCTTTACACTGTCTCTTCAGGGTGTCAAGTTTAACAATGTCAACACCGGCGTCAACTTTACTGCCCCACCAAACAACTCTGTAGGATCTGTCATTCTGATCGATTCAGAAGCCACTTCCACCGACAAGGTTGTTGTATCGCAACACACAAAGAATGCCGATGGCTCCCTTATCATTGAGAACCTCAAGATCAACCGTGTCGGCCACGTCGTCGCTGATACTCAAGGagcctctcttctttccggATCAACTCGATCCACCACAGTGAAATCCTATATTCAGGGAACAGTTTACAAGGATCAAACTACCGGCAAATACCTCGAGAGCAGCGGCTCTCTGTCAAGGCCCCAAGCCTTGGTCGACTCCAGTGGTGCCTACTGGACCAAGTCGCGGCCTCAGTATGAGCAGTACAGCTCCGGCTGCTTTTCGAGCGTCCGAGACTTTGGTGCTACCGGTGATGGCAAGACTGATGCTACCAAAGCTATCAATGCTGCTCTCAAGGCCAATGCTAACCGAAGAATCACTTATTTCCCTGCCGGAAACTACCGAGTTAGTGGCACTATTCACGTTCCTGTTGGATCCAGAATTGTCGGCGAGGTGTGGTCTACTATTAGTG CATATGGAAAGACatttgaggatgagaagaaccCTCAAGTTGTCTTCAAGATGGGCGATACCGGCTCTCGTGGCATCATCGAGGTGAGCGACATCGCCTTCGATGTGGCCGATGTCCTCCCCGGTGCCATTCTCGTGGAAAACAACGCTTCTGGATTTAAGCCTGGCGACGTTGGTCTGTGGGATGCGCACTTCCGCGCTGGTGGAACAATCGGCTCTGAGGTCGAGACCAAGTGCCGCTCTTATCCTCAGTCGCCCATCGAACAGTGCAAAGCTGCTTTCTTGTTCATGCATCTGAAGTCCAACAGCCAGACTTACTTGGAAAGCGTCTGGGGCTGGTCCGTCAACCGTGATCTGGACGGATTGAGCGGTGCCACGAACGGAACCAGTCAGTCTGTTGCCGTGGGTCGAGGCCTTCTTGTTGAATCCAAGCGCGGAACATGGCTTGTCGGCACTGCATTTGAGCACTTTGTGCTGTACCAGTACCAGTTTGTTGGTGCTGAAAACGTGCAAGCTTTGATGGCACAAACGGAGACTGTGTATTGGCAGCCTGCACCTGTGGCTCCTCAACCTTGGAC GCCTGATGCCAGATACTCTGACCCCGATTACTCCAACTGCGATGGAAGCTCGCTGCAGTGCTTCATGGGTTGGTCTCTTCGTGTCGTCGGTGGCAGCGATTTGACCTTTTACGGCCTGGGCTTCTGGCAG TTCTTCAATGGTCTTAATGGCGTTTCAGGCCCATATGCTCAAGACAACATTGTCTCTATCGAGGGACAGCCTAAGAGATTGAAGATCTTCAACCTTGGCACACACTTGGTGAAGAACATGGTCACCGTAAATGGCAATACCGCTGCTCTCAGTGCCGACAACAAGGGCGGATGGGGTGGCCTCATTGCTGCTTACCTTCCCTTTGCGTAA